In Acidobacteriota bacterium, one genomic interval encodes:
- a CDS encoding PilT/PilU family type 4a pilus ATPase, producing the protein MLEKLRGLRSEPAFVVQLREHKWTSEDQKKELLEKFQALPKPDVDWVAWTAVDSVPEIRAAGLAILKRRHDRAGLEALVPHLKTRSEAVRRAVMRFLKELAGPQLGPFLQEVASRGDDFARLAALELAKELPAQVAFDIARRVLTASNPAVRARALKAVSEMSFEGSADVAASLAVPLLQDENEEIRYSALAVLEKNPNESYFPDVLQMARTGGGRVMEASFGALKKLLAAAKQDHTPEIVPLLADGNALVRNGTVGLLLPYAPDLLARRILEHFRGSYVWVRDRAVETARDGLPGFVNALLVLTRDPDPAFAKAASEMTLALADAKALPVWISLLDDKDIWVKTRALETLGRLGRGDDAVLTRVLAALRDPELVIPAVSALGDLSDPRAAQPLLDAFKAAVTQPDVQMEILDAMAKLASDEKMQTQIAGICARVAQMPALDGKVREKARRTVGILKGTEARDALPEVEAEVQTVELAGNDSARLVEYLADTVKRGASDLHLATGFVPHRRQQGVLEPVDAPVMTRARASQLIREVLPEDDWKRLEKERQIDVCLKLPGLGRFRANFFSQRGGFDACFRVVPKTIPTIEEIGLPGPTVADILKLTQGLVLVTGPSGCGKSTTLAALIDRINETRPCHIITVEDPVEFVHLNKEALVNQRQVPHQTASFARALKAALREDPDVILVGEMRDLETISLAITASETGHLVLGTLHTTNAPSTVDRVISSFPPGQQGQIRVMLADSLKAVISQALLPRRGFAGRVAAFEILRTTPAVAALIREGKTHQIPSALQTGQLVGMCTMDQSLMKLCEEGKVDPELAMEKAVKKEPFEKLLAEERQALE; encoded by the coding sequence GTGCTAGAGAAGCTGCGCGGGCTTCGGTCGGAACCGGCGTTCGTCGTGCAGCTGCGCGAGCACAAGTGGACGAGCGAGGACCAGAAGAAGGAGCTGCTCGAGAAGTTCCAGGCCCTCCCGAAGCCCGACGTCGACTGGGTCGCGTGGACGGCCGTCGACTCCGTGCCCGAGATCCGCGCGGCCGGCCTCGCGATCCTGAAACGCCGCCACGACCGCGCGGGCCTCGAGGCGCTGGTCCCGCACCTGAAGACGCGCTCGGAGGCCGTGCGCCGGGCCGTGATGCGTTTCCTGAAGGAGCTCGCGGGCCCCCAGCTCGGGCCCTTCCTCCAGGAGGTCGCGTCCCGAGGCGACGATTTCGCGCGCCTCGCGGCGCTCGAGCTCGCGAAGGAGCTGCCGGCGCAGGTCGCGTTCGACATCGCGCGGCGCGTCCTGACCGCTTCGAACCCCGCGGTCCGCGCGCGCGCCCTGAAGGCCGTCAGCGAGATGAGCTTCGAGGGAAGCGCGGACGTCGCGGCCAGCCTCGCGGTGCCGCTCCTGCAGGACGAGAACGAGGAGATCCGCTACTCCGCGCTCGCGGTCCTCGAGAAGAACCCGAACGAGAGCTACTTCCCGGACGTCCTGCAGATGGCGCGCACGGGCGGCGGGCGGGTCATGGAGGCGTCGTTCGGGGCGCTCAAGAAGCTCCTCGCGGCGGCGAAGCAGGACCACACGCCCGAGATCGTCCCGCTGCTCGCCGACGGCAACGCGCTCGTGAGGAACGGCACGGTCGGCCTCCTCCTCCCCTACGCGCCGGACCTCCTCGCGCGGCGGATCCTCGAGCACTTCCGCGGCTCGTACGTCTGGGTGCGCGACCGGGCCGTCGAGACGGCGCGCGACGGGCTGCCGGGCTTCGTGAACGCGCTCCTCGTGCTCACGCGCGACCCCGACCCCGCCTTCGCGAAGGCGGCCTCGGAGATGACGCTCGCCCTCGCCGACGCCAAGGCGCTGCCGGTCTGGATCTCCCTTCTCGACGACAAGGACATCTGGGTCAAGACCCGCGCCCTCGAAACGCTCGGCCGCCTCGGCAGGGGCGACGACGCCGTCCTCACGCGCGTCCTCGCGGCCCTGCGCGATCCGGAGCTCGTGATTCCGGCCGTCTCCGCGCTCGGCGACCTCAGCGACCCGCGCGCCGCGCAGCCGCTCCTCGACGCGTTCAAGGCCGCCGTCACGCAGCCCGACGTCCAGATGGAGATCCTCGACGCGATGGCGAAGCTCGCGTCGGACGAAAAGATGCAGACCCAGATCGCGGGGATCTGCGCGCGCGTGGCCCAGATGCCCGCCCTCGACGGCAAGGTGCGCGAGAAGGCCCGCCGGACGGTCGGCATCCTCAAGGGAACCGAAGCGCGGGACGCCCTGCCCGAGGTCGAGGCCGAGGTCCAGACGGTCGAGCTCGCCGGGAACGACTCGGCGCGCCTCGTCGAGTACCTCGCGGACACCGTCAAGCGCGGCGCCTCGGACCTCCATCTCGCGACCGGCTTCGTCCCGCATCGCCGCCAGCAGGGCGTCCTCGAGCCGGTCGACGCCCCGGTCATGACGCGCGCCCGCGCCTCGCAGCTGATCCGCGAGGTCCTGCCGGAGGACGACTGGAAGCGCCTCGAGAAGGAGCGGCAGATCGACGTCTGCCTGAAGCTCCCCGGCCTCGGCCGCTTCCGCGCGAATTTCTTCTCGCAGCGCGGGGGGTTCGACGCGTGCTTCCGCGTCGTCCCGAAGACGATTCCGACGATCGAGGAGATCGGCCTTCCGGGCCCGACCGTGGCGGACATCCTGAAGCTCACGCAGGGGCTCGTGCTCGTGACGGGCCCGTCGGGGTGCGGCAAGTCCACGACGCTCGCGGCCCTCATCGACCGGATCAACGAGACGCGGCCGTGCCACATCATCACCGTGGAGGACCCCGTCGAGTTCGTGCACCTGAACAAGGAAGCGCTCGTGAACCAGCGGCAGGTGCCGCACCAGACGGCCTCCTTCGCACGCGCCCTCAAGGCCGCCCTGCGCGAGGACCCCGACGTCATCCTGGTGGGAGAGATGCGCGACCTCGAGACGATCTCGCTCGCAATCACGGCCTCCGAGACGGGCCACCTCGTGCTCGGGACCCTCCACACGACGAACGCGCCCTCGACCGTCGACCGCGTGATCAGCTCGTTCCCCCCGGGGCAGCAGGGCCAGATCCGCGTCATGCTCGCGGACTCGCTGAAGGCCGTGATCTCGCAGGCGCTCCTGCCGCGGCGCGGCTTCGCCGGGCGCGTGGCCGCGTTCGAGATCCTGCGCACGACGCCCGCCGTCGCCGCGCTCATCCGCGAGGGCAAGACCCACCAGATCCCGTCGGCGCTCCAGACGGGCCAGCTCGTCGGCATGTGCACGATGGACCAGTCCCTCATGAAGCTCTGCGAGGAGGGCAAGGTGGACCCGGAGCTCGCGATGGAGAAGGCCGTCAAGAAGGAGCCGTTCGAGAAGCTTCTCGCCGAGGAAAGGCAGGCGCTCGAATGA
- a CDS encoding type IV pilus twitching motility protein PilT encodes MNSSTHAGVNRVDKLLRIMVDKKASDLHLAVGSPPMVRVDGDLERLKWRTLTEEEFESLLVPIAPEKPLREWRATGDTDFAYAMGEIARFRVNLFRQEHGSGAVLRMIPPRVLAIEELGLPALVANVARITRGLVLVTGPTGSGKSTTLAALLDWINRTRAAHIITIEDPVEFIHRPAKSVISHRELGFDTPTFSGALKAALREDPDVVLVGELRDLETMSMALQAAETGLLVFGTLHTNSAAKAVDRLIDSFPAEEQEQVRTVLAEVLKGVVAQVLLKKKGGGRAAAFEVLRGSSALSNNIREGKTAMINTLIQTGRNAGMIGMDQSLADLVVAGTVESEEAFEKALDKDQFRGLLDKRTKAAAKPAPVAPAAG; translated from the coding sequence ATGAACTCCTCGACCCACGCCGGCGTCAACCGCGTCGACAAGCTCCTCCGGATCATGGTCGACAAGAAGGCGTCGGACCTCCACCTCGCCGTCGGCTCGCCGCCCATGGTCCGCGTGGACGGCGACCTCGAGCGCCTCAAGTGGCGCACGCTCACCGAGGAGGAGTTCGAGAGCCTGCTCGTGCCGATCGCCCCCGAGAAGCCGCTGCGCGAGTGGCGCGCGACCGGCGACACGGACTTCGCGTACGCGATGGGCGAGATCGCGCGATTCCGCGTGAACCTCTTCCGGCAGGAGCACGGCTCGGGGGCCGTCCTGCGCATGATTCCGCCGCGCGTCCTCGCGATCGAGGAGCTCGGCCTCCCGGCGCTCGTCGCGAACGTGGCGCGCATCACGCGCGGCCTCGTCCTCGTGACGGGCCCGACGGGCTCGGGCAAGTCCACGACGCTCGCGGCGCTCCTCGACTGGATCAACCGGACGCGCGCCGCCCACATCATCACGATCGAGGACCCCGTGGAGTTCATCCACCGGCCCGCGAAGTCCGTCATCTCGCACCGCGAGCTCGGCTTCGACACGCCGACGTTCTCGGGCGCCCTCAAGGCGGCGCTGCGCGAGGACCCCGACGTCGTCCTCGTCGGCGAGCTGCGCGACCTCGAGACGATGTCGATGGCGCTGCAGGCGGCCGAGACCGGCCTCCTCGTCTTCGGGACGCTCCACACGAACTCCGCCGCGAAAGCGGTCGACCGCCTCATCGACAGCTTCCCGGCCGAGGAGCAGGAGCAGGTGCGCACGGTCCTCGCCGAGGTCCTGAAGGGCGTCGTCGCGCAGGTGCTCCTCAAGAAGAAGGGCGGCGGCCGCGCCGCGGCGTTCGAGGTGCTCCGCGGGTCGTCCGCGCTCTCGAACAACATCCGCGAGGGCAAGACCGCGATGATCAACACGCTCATCCAGACGGGCCGCAACGCGGGGATGATCGGGATGGACCAGAGCCTCGCCGACCTCGTCGTCGCGGGGACCGTGGAGTCGGAAGAGGCCTTCGAGAAGGCTCTCGACAAGGACCAGTTCCGGGGCCTCCTCGACAAGCGCACGAAGGCCGCCGCCAAGCCTGCGCCCGTGGCGCCGGCCGCCGGCTGA
- a CDS encoding prepilin-type N-terminal cleavage/methylation domain-containing protein → MMMSLPDPGSRPANGPSASRGRRGFSLVELLVVIAILAIVFIIGGGGIARAWKAQRFQSASTDIKVLMQRGLPEMQRRNMVTFVRVGPLVNTAAVRYLPILLIGDANGNGAMDAAANPPTVASPDLLLDEYDIVVTGKSGIKGSTGVSQDFCLSTEDITKIQSVRWSSNSTDWTVGRAVMCDFQGRAIDVTTGRQLAGEATLVLTHVDVVNRSYKPATRYLLSINPVWSVRVRKQTTVDDPTDPTAVWVDRQGG, encoded by the coding sequence ATGATGATGAGCCTTCCGGACCCCGGCAGCCGCCCCGCGAACGGCCCCTCCGCGTCCCGCGGAAGGCGTGGCTTCTCGCTCGTCGAGCTCCTCGTCGTGATCGCCATCCTCGCGATCGTCTTCATCATCGGGGGGGGCGGGATCGCCCGCGCGTGGAAGGCGCAGAGATTCCAGAGCGCCTCGACGGACATCAAGGTTCTGATGCAGCGCGGCCTGCCCGAGATGCAGCGCCGCAACATGGTCACGTTCGTCCGGGTCGGACCGCTCGTGAACACCGCGGCCGTGCGCTACCTCCCGATCCTGCTGATCGGCGACGCGAACGGCAACGGGGCGATGGACGCCGCCGCGAACCCGCCGACGGTCGCGTCCCCGGACCTCCTGCTCGACGAGTACGACATCGTCGTGACCGGTAAATCCGGCATCAAAGGCTCCACGGGCGTCTCGCAGGATTTCTGCCTGTCCACCGAGGACATCACGAAGATCCAGTCGGTCCGGTGGTCGAGCAATTCCACCGACTGGACGGTCGGCCGCGCGGTCATGTGCGACTTCCAGGGACGCGCGATCGACGTCACGACGGGCCGCCAGCTCGCGGGCGAGGCGACGCTCGTCCTCACGCACGTGGACGTCGTGAACCGGTCCTACAAGCCGGCGACGCGCTACCTTCTGAGCATCAACCCCGTCTGGAGCGTGCGCGTCCGCAAACAGACGACGGTCGACGACCCGACGGACCCCACGGCCGTCTGGGTGGACCGGCAGGGAGGATGA
- a CDS encoding PAS domain-containing protein translates to MTSRSFEREVRNVIVGGLVTLLFLAGTAAVVLRNTTAWGVAENERRLVRETRSAAGTLAAGGSPVRSLGDDAGAGRALREGGARSAALYDARGARLIDAPYLPGAGESPVRLSAEDLAATEPLVRDAGEGPVVLAPLPGDGRVLRVAWNDPDVAAVRRNARIVLVAVPAAAAVLVVLVVPFLRRLMAPIDAIAETARGAGDLVPEAVPRAARDEAEGAAQTFARTLDALRNRTVELEQLRRSEQLRADALAVTAETLVRSHPGGLLVVDAAGRLAEANGPARAVLGLGDADVGRPAAEVLADVPVLASAAERARAGAPTLSTEFALGDDTGGRFLEVIAVPILDAGQDVLGALLFVEDRTETRRLEREVSSRRELAALGEMSAGIAHEFRNATGTILGWARLAARTDDAAARARHLEAIQAEAEHVARVTGDFLFFAKPERLETAPCDLGALAREIAAEQKVITPAVDVSVAGTFAPAQADAALVKRALVNLVKNACEAALDRPGGGRVVLSGDAAAGTVRVAVEDDGPGVPDESAAKLFVPFYSTKEAGTGLGLALVAKIAALHRGGISVERSAALGGARFVLSLPAAR, encoded by the coding sequence GTGACGAGCCGTTCGTTCGAGCGCGAGGTGCGCAACGTGATCGTCGGCGGTCTCGTGACGCTGCTGTTTCTCGCGGGCACGGCGGCCGTCGTTCTCCGGAACACGACCGCGTGGGGGGTCGCGGAGAACGAGCGGCGCCTCGTGCGCGAGACCCGCTCGGCCGCCGGAACGCTCGCGGCGGGAGGGAGCCCCGTGCGGTCGCTCGGCGACGACGCCGGAGCGGGGCGCGCGCTGCGCGAGGGCGGCGCGCGGAGCGCCGCTCTCTACGACGCGCGCGGCGCGCGGCTCATCGACGCCCCGTACCTGCCGGGCGCGGGCGAGTCGCCCGTGCGCCTCTCCGCCGAGGATCTCGCGGCCACCGAGCCGCTCGTGCGCGACGCGGGAGAGGGCCCGGTCGTCCTCGCGCCGCTCCCGGGCGACGGGCGCGTCCTGCGCGTCGCCTGGAACGACCCCGACGTGGCGGCCGTGCGCCGCAACGCGCGGATCGTCCTCGTCGCCGTTCCGGCCGCCGCGGCCGTCCTCGTCGTCCTCGTCGTCCCGTTTCTCAGACGGCTCATGGCGCCGATCGACGCGATTGCGGAGACGGCGCGAGGCGCCGGCGACCTCGTCCCGGAAGCCGTCCCCCGCGCCGCGCGCGACGAGGCCGAGGGCGCCGCGCAGACCTTCGCGCGCACGCTCGACGCCCTCCGCAACCGCACGGTCGAGCTGGAGCAGCTGCGGCGCTCCGAGCAGCTCCGCGCCGACGCGCTGGCCGTGACGGCCGAGACTCTCGTGCGCTCGCACCCGGGAGGCCTCCTCGTCGTGGACGCCGCGGGACGGCTCGCGGAGGCGAACGGCCCCGCCCGCGCGGTGCTCGGCCTCGGGGACGCCGACGTCGGGCGCCCGGCCGCCGAGGTTCTGGCGGACGTCCCGGTTCTCGCGTCCGCCGCCGAGCGGGCCCGGGCGGGCGCGCCGACGCTCTCCACGGAGTTCGCGCTCGGGGACGACACCGGCGGGCGCTTCCTCGAGGTCATCGCGGTCCCGATCCTCGATGCGGGACAAGACGTCCTCGGCGCGCTTCTCTTCGTCGAAGACCGCACCGAGACTCGCAGGCTCGAGCGCGAGGTGTCGTCGCGGCGCGAGCTCGCGGCGCTCGGCGAGATGTCCGCGGGCATCGCGCACGAGTTCCGCAACGCCACGGGAACGATCCTCGGCTGGGCGCGCCTCGCGGCGCGGACGGACGACGCTGCGGCCCGTGCGCGGCACCTCGAGGCGATCCAGGCCGAGGCCGAGCACGTCGCGCGCGTGACGGGAGACTTCCTCTTCTTCGCGAAGCCCGAGCGGCTCGAGACGGCGCCCTGCGACCTCGGCGCGCTCGCGCGGGAGATCGCCGCCGAGCAGAAGGTGATCACGCCGGCCGTGGACGTCTCCGTCGCGGGGACGTTCGCGCCCGCCCAGGCCGACGCGGCGCTCGTCAAGCGCGCCCTCGTGAACCTCGTCAAGAACGCGTGCGAGGCGGCCCTCGACCGGCCCGGCGGCGGCCGCGTCGTCCTGTCGGGGGACGCGGCGGCGGGAACGGTCCGCGTCGCCGTCGAGGACGACGGGCCCGGCGTTCCGGACGAGTCGGCCGCGAAGCTCTTCGTCCCGTTCTACTCGACGAAGGAGGCGGGCACCGGACTCGGACTCGCGCTCGTCGCGAAGATTGCGGCGCTCCACCGCGGCGGCATCTCGGTCGAGAGGTCCGCCGCCCTCGGCGGCGCGCGCTTCGTGCTCTCGCTTCCCGCGGCGCGCTGA
- a CDS encoding prepilin-type N-terminal cleavage/methylation domain-containing protein: MRRRTRGSSFIEVLLAMTIMALVLVGILQMFSVSLIINKGSAARTQMLFKCQQVVENVRLFYYLTRQGSTTPPAITESGHASGTAMSTPGALPDVLGDVSKSFLPYNQAESAASWGYWGPAGANIMEQENGPYKIAYTVARDNVQNLWVITVSATPTDVATATRYFGIDLKSGKRVDYVAQFP, from the coding sequence ATGAGGCGACGCACCCGCGGGTCGAGTTTCATCGAGGTCCTGCTCGCGATGACGATCATGGCGCTCGTCCTCGTCGGGATCCTCCAGATGTTCTCCGTCTCGCTCATCATCAACAAGGGTTCGGCCGCGCGCACCCAGATGCTCTTCAAGTGCCAGCAGGTCGTCGAGAACGTCCGGCTCTTCTACTACCTCACGCGGCAGGGCTCCACGACGCCGCCGGCCATCACGGAGAGCGGGCACGCGAGCGGCACGGCGATGTCGACGCCCGGAGCGCTTCCGGACGTGCTCGGCGACGTCTCGAAGTCGTTCCTGCCCTACAACCAGGCCGAATCGGCGGCGTCCTGGGGCTACTGGGGGCCGGCCGGCGCGAACATCATGGAGCAGGAAAACGGCCCCTACAAGATCGCGTACACGGTCGCGCGCGACAACGTGCAGAACCTCTGGGTCATCACCGTCTCCGCGACGCCGACGGACGTCGCGACGGCGACGCGGTACTTCGGCATCGACCTCAAGAGCGGCAAGAGAGTGGACTATGTGGCGCAGTTCCCGTAA
- a CDS encoding prepilin peptidase, which produces MTGVPDAALVVLFGAVGAVAGSFANVCIHRLPRGESVVHPPSRCPKCGTRVAWHDNVPVLSWLVLGGRCRACRAPISRRYPLVEAAGAAIFAGAALLWGPTPVAAGGALLGLACLILALTDLETRTLPDEITLGALGLGLLVAVVRDRAAAAPGEPFLSAHGHLVEAALGAAAGAAFLELVRRAYAAVRGGDGMGGGDVKMLAMAGAFTGPAGVFLTLFFASLSGTAIAGGAALVRRARWALAFGAAKGDPSAASAFARSGGLLVGDDGRLVAAGKRWREIPGAASVGEPVSADRRTASRLLAFVRRARVRARGGEGSASGRLPVDDGADFFRVLAGRAAPTPAGLLVLLARVDVPFGVFLAAGAVLAFAFGRPALEALFGPLSPLPSRLLP; this is translated from the coding sequence GTGACGGGGGTCCCGGACGCGGCCCTCGTCGTCCTCTTCGGCGCCGTCGGCGCCGTCGCGGGCTCCTTCGCGAACGTCTGCATCCACCGCCTCCCGCGCGGCGAGTCCGTCGTCCACCCGCCGTCGCGGTGCCCGAAGTGCGGGACGCGCGTCGCGTGGCACGACAACGTCCCCGTCCTTTCGTGGCTCGTTCTCGGGGGCCGGTGCCGCGCCTGCCGCGCGCCGATTTCGCGGCGCTACCCGCTCGTGGAGGCGGCCGGCGCGGCGATCTTCGCCGGCGCGGCTCTCCTCTGGGGACCGACGCCGGTGGCGGCCGGCGGCGCGCTCCTCGGACTGGCGTGCCTGATCCTCGCCCTGACGGACCTCGAGACGCGGACGCTCCCGGACGAGATCACGCTCGGGGCCCTCGGGCTCGGTCTCCTCGTCGCGGTCGTGCGCGACCGCGCCGCCGCGGCGCCCGGCGAGCCGTTCCTCTCCGCGCACGGCCACCTCGTGGAGGCCGCGCTCGGCGCCGCGGCGGGCGCCGCGTTCCTCGAGCTCGTCCGGCGCGCGTATGCCGCCGTGCGCGGCGGGGACGGGATGGGCGGCGGGGACGTCAAGATGCTCGCGATGGCGGGGGCATTCACCGGCCCGGCGGGGGTCTTCCTGACGCTGTTCTTCGCGTCGCTGTCCGGGACGGCGATCGCGGGAGGCGCGGCGCTCGTGCGCCGCGCGCGCTGGGCGCTGGCCTTCGGCGCCGCGAAGGGCGACCCGTCCGCCGCGTCCGCGTTCGCGCGCTCCGGCGGCCTCCTCGTGGGCGACGACGGGCGGCTCGTCGCCGCGGGCAAGCGCTGGCGCGAGATCCCGGGCGCGGCGTCCGTCGGAGAGCCCGTCTCGGCCGACCGGCGCACGGCAAGCCGTCTCCTCGCGTTCGTCCGCCGCGCGCGGGTCCGCGCCCGGGGCGGCGAAGGCTCGGCCTCGGGCCGGCTGCCCGTGGACGACGGCGCCGATTTCTTCCGCGTCCTCGCGGGGCGCGCCGCGCCGACGCCGGCGGGCCTCCTCGTCCTCCTCGCGCGCGTGGACGTTCCGTTCGGCGTCTTCCTCGCGGCGGGCGCGGTCCTCGCGTTCGCGTTCGGCCGGCCCGCTCTGGAGGCGCTCTTCGGCCCGCTCTCGCCACTTCCCTCGAGGCTCCTGCCGTGA